GAAATCATCGAAACGGTCCCGCTCTATCAAGAGTTGGACCGTTTTTCGTAAAAAAAGAGAGATACGGCAATGAAGAGAATAGCAATACAAGGAGAGTTGGGATCGTTCCACGACATCACTGCCCATCAGTATTTTGAGGGCGAACAGATAGAGCTGATTTGCTGCGCCACCTTCGAGGAGGTGTTCGAGAACATCAAGCGAGACCCTACGGTGGTCGGCATCTGCGCCATCGAAAATACCATAGCTGGAAGCCTGCTCCACAACTACGAGCTGCTCCGACAGAGCGGTACCACCGTGGTGGGCGAGCACAAGCTTCACATCGAGCACAGCATCTGCTGCTTGCCTGATGACGACTGGAACACCCTGCAGGAGGTTCACTCCCATCCGGTGGCCCTGATGCAGTGTGGCAAGTTCCTGGCAAACCATCCCGACCTTAAGGCGGTGGAGGCAGAGGATACTGCCGGTTCGGCGGCTTACATCGCACAGCACAAAGTGCATGGGTGGGCTGCCATCTGCTCTTCGTATGCCGCCCAGATGTACGGCATGAAGGTATTGCAGGAGGACATCCACGACAATCCGCACAACTACACCCGATTCCTCGTGGTCTGCAATCCGCAGAAGGCCGCTCTTCTCCGTCCTATCGAGAAGGCAAACAAGGCGAGCATCGTCTTCAGTCTGCCTCACGACAAGGGGTCGCTCTCCAAGGTGCTCACCATCCTGAGTTTCTACGACATCAATCTTACCAAGATTCAGTCGCTGCCGAACATCGGACATGAGTGGGAATATCTCTTCTACGTGGATCTCACCTTCGACAACCTGACCCGCTACCGCCAGAGCATCGACGCCATCACGCCGCTGGTGAAGAAGATCAAGGTGTTGGGAGAATATGAGGAGAAAGAATAATTGATAGTTGATAGTTAACAGTTGATAGTTAATAGATAAGAATTAAAAATAAGAATTATGATACAACCAGCCAATAGAGTAACGGAAATACAGGAATACTACTTCAGCCGCAAGCTGAAGGAAGTGGCTAAGCTTAATGCCGAGGGCATGGACATCATCAGCCTTGCCATCGGAAGTCCAGACATGCCGCCTTCTAAGCAGACCATCGACAAGCTCTGCGAGGTAGCCAACAATCCAAACGCACACGGATATCAGCCTACGGTGGGCATCCCGGAACTGCGCAAGGCTATGGCTGGTTTCTACAAGAGATGGTATGATGTAGACCTTGACTGGGCTACGGAGATACAGCCGCTCATAGGTAGCAAGGAAGGAATCCTGCACGTAACGCTCGCCTTCTGCAATCCTGGCGACGAGGTGCTCATCCCGAATCCGGGCTATCCCACCTACACCGCCATCAACAAGATTCTGGGTACCAAGATTACCTACTACGACCTGCGTGAGGACAACGGATGGCAGCCCGACTTCGATGCCCTGGAGAAGATGGACCTGAGCCACGTGAAGCTGATGTGGACCAACTATCCGAACATGCCTACAGGCGGAGTGGCGAAGCGCGAGACCTACGAAAAGCTGGTAGCCTTCGCCCAGAAGCACAACATCGTGGTGGTGAACGACAATCCATATTCGCTCATCCTCAACGAACATCCGATGAGCATCATGCAGGTGCCTGGAGCCAAGGACTGCTGCATCGAATTCAATTCGCTGAGCAAGAGCCACAACATGCCGGGCTGGCGTGTGGCGATGATTTCGAGCAACAAGACCTTCATCTCTTGGATTTTGAAGGTGAAGAGCAACATCGACAACGGAAGCTTCAGAGGCATTCAGCTGGCTGCTGCCGAGGCGATGCTCAACAACACCGACGAGTGGCACCGCGAGAACAACATCCAGAACTATCGCCGCCGCCGCGACATAGCCGAGGAAATCATGAAGGTGTTAGACTGCCAGTTTGACCCTAACCAGGTGGGCATGTTCCTCTGGGGCAAGATTCCTGAGAAATATGCCGATGTGGAGGACCTGACAGAGAAGATTCTGCACGAGGCACGCGTCTTCATCACCCCAGGCTTCATCTTCGGAAGCAACGGCAAGCGATATATCCGCATCAGCCTCTGCGCCAAGGATGAGAAGATGAAGGAGGCTCTGGAGAGAATCAAGAAGGTATTTGACAAATAAAGAAATTTAAAAATATACGACTATGGAATTAGAATTAGAACCATTGAATTTTCCTAGTGACCAGGAACGCCCTTGTATCATCGCAGGCCCATGCTCTGCCGAGACTGAGGAGCAAGTTATGACAACGGCCAAGCAGCTTGCTGCCAAGGGCTGCCACATGTTCCGTGCGGGTGTGTGGAAGCCTCGCACCAAGCCAGGAGGCTTTGAGGGAAATGGCGAGACTGCCTTGCCTTGGATGAAGCAGGTGAAGGAGGAAACCGGTATGCTCACCGCTACCGAGGTGGCTACTCCTGAGCACGTGGAACTCGCCTTGAAGTATGGTATCGACATTCTTTGGGTGGGTGCGCGTACTTCTGCCAACCCATTCGCCATGCAGTCATTGGCCGACAGCCTGAAGGGTGTTGACGTGCCTGTGCTGGTGAAGAACCCTGTGAACCCAGACCTGGAGCTCTGGATTGGTGCCCTGCAGCGCATCAACCAGGCTGGTATCAAGAAACTGGGTGCCATCCATCGCGGTTTCTCAAGCTTCGACAAGAAGATTTACCGCAACCTCCCAATGTGGCAGATTCCTATCGAGCTGCATCGCCGCATACCACAGTTGCCTATCATCTGCGACCCTAGCCATATCGGTGGCCGCCGCGACCTGATTGCTCCTCTCTGCCAGCAGGCAATGGACCTGGGCTTCGACGGACTCATCGTAGAGAGCCACTGCAATCCAGACGATGCATGGAGCGATGCCAAGCAGCAGGTTACTCCAGAGGTCTTAGATTACATCCTGAGTCTCCTCGTGGTTCGTGACGAGCACTATTCTACCGAGGGCCTGCACCAGTTGCGTGGCCAGATTGATGAGCTCGACAACCAGCTGATGGATCTCCTGGCAAAGCGTATGCGCGTGTGCCGTGAGATTGGTACCTACAAGAAAGAGCACAACATGACCATCGTGCAGACCAACCGCTATAACGAGATTCTCGACAAGCGTGGTGCACAGGCTGCCCTCTGCGGCATGAGTGCAGATTTCGCTGCTCAGATTTTCGAGCACATCCACGAGGAGAGTGTCCGCCAGCAGTTGGAAATCCTGAATCAGAAATAAATTAAGTGAAGAGTGAAGAAATGAGAATATTAATCATGGGAGCAGGTAAGATGGGAAGCTTTTTCATCGACCTGCTCAGCTTCGACCACGAGGTGGCAGTTTACGAAAAGGATGCCAAGCGTCTGCGCTTCACCTACAACTGCTATCGTTTTACCAAGATGGAGGAAGTGGAGATGTTCCGTCCGGAACTCGTTATCAATGCCGTGACCGTGAAATACACCATCCCGGCGTTCGAGGAGTTGCTGCCACATCTTTCCAACGACTGCATCATCAGCGACATCGCATCCGTGAAGACCGGCTTGCATGAATTTTACGACAAATGTGGATTCAGATTCGTGAGCACCCACCCGATGTTTGGTCCTACCTTTGCCAACCTGAACCAGCTCTCCGAGGAGAATGCGGTGATTATCCAGGAGGGCGACTATATGGGCAAGATATTCTTCAAGGATCTCTACCAGAAACTGGGACTGAGCCTTCATGAATATACCTTCGACGAGCACGACCAGACGGTGGCTTACTCGCTGAGTATCCCATTCGTGAGCACCTTTGCCTTCGCCGCCGTGATGAAGCATCAGGATGCTCCGGGCACCACCTTCAAGCGCCACATGCAGATAGCCAAGGGCGTGCTGAACGAAGACGACTACCTGCTGCAGGAAATCCTCTTCAACCCGTATACATCGGGACAGGTGGCACAGATTCGTGAAGAGCTGGCTGAACTCATCGATATCATCGACCACAAGGATGCCAAGCGCATGAAACTCTTCCTCACCAAAATCAGAAACCACGTGAAGGAAGACATCGAGATTAGACAGTAGAAATAAGAAGGTACAGGAAAGATACTGAAAGATAGAAGAAATGTACCGGAAAGATACAAGAAGATACAAGAAAATACAGGAAGACAACAGAAGAGTAGTAGATTATGAGTGAACAGATTGATCAACAGAATAACACAGCTGAACAGCCTAGCATGTTTCAGGTGGTAAACGAGGGATTCACTACCCGCGAGGCGATTGAGGAAGCCAAGAGATGCCTGCATTGCAAGATTCCTCAGTGCAAGAAGGGATGCCCTATCGAAAACGATATTCCGGACTTCGTACACGAGCTCTCGATGGGTAACATGGGTGCTGCGATGAGCATCATCAACGCCAAGAGCAACCTGCCTGCCATCTGCGGACGTGTTTGTCCGCACGAGAAGCAGTGCCAGGGACACTGTGTGCTGGGAAAGAAGGGAAAACCGGTGCAGATTGGTAAGCTGGAGCAGTTTATCGCTGACTTCGATACCAAGATGAACCTTTCCAGAGAGAAGTTGCCTCAGAAGACGCGTGGCCGCGTGGCGGTTATCGGTTCGGGACCTGCTGGTCTTACCGTGGCTGGTGATCTCGCCCGCCAGGGTTTCAATGTCACCATCTTCGAGGGACAGGCTGAGCCGGGCGGCGTGCTGATGTACGGTATTCCGGAATACAGACTGCCTAAGAGCGTGGTGCGCGACGAGATAAGCAAGATTGAGGCGCTGGGTGTACAGTTTATCACCAACTGCATGGTGGGTGAGAACAATGTCACCATCGACAGCCTCTTCCGTGCGGGTTACGATGCCATTTTTATGGGCACGGGTACCAATGTGCCTCAGAACATGGATTCTACCCCTGGTTCTACGCTGCATGGTGTGAGCCAGAGCACCTATTTCCTGCACAACGTGAGTGCCTATAACGAGGGTGCCTTGACCCGCGACATGGTGCCGCTGAGAGATGGAGAGAAGGTGGGCGTAATCGGCGGCGGCAACGTGGCGATGGATGCGGCGCGTACTGCCATCCGCCTGGGTGCCGATGTCACCGTGCTCTATCGCAAGACCCAGGAAGAGATGCCTGCCATCCAGAGTGAATACGAGGATGCCGTGAAAGAGGGCGTCAAGTTTGAGTGGAAGACCACCGTGGAGGCTTTCCTCAAGGGCAAGAACGGCCGACTGGGAAGCTGCGTGCTGAACACTCCTGATGGAGAGAGAGTTGAGAACTTCGACAGAATCTATCTCGCCATCGGTTCCCGTCCTGCCAACCGCATCGTTTCTACCACCGCAGGTATCGAGGTGGATGAGAAGGGCTACGTAAAGGTGGTGGAGCGTCCGTTCGGTATGACTACCCGCCGTGGTGTCTTTGCTGGAGGAGATGTGGTTCACCGTCCGCAGACCGTGGTCTTGGCGATGAAGGCAGCCAAGGAAGTGGCACAGGGCATCGCCCAGTATGTGGATGCCATCAAGCTGCTTGAAGAAGCTAAACGAATCGAAAAAGAAGGCGTATAATTACATGTAATTACATGAATCAGGAGGATATCTCATGATGCAGATATCCTTCCTGAGGTTAATATCTGCTTAATCAGGTTAATATCTATTGCAATATTTTGCAGAATGCAGGATTCTTGTTATTTTTGCCTTCTCAAAAATAAGCAAAGATTATGAAGAAGATTATATTTTTTATCATCTGCCTGATGTCGGTGGCATCTATGGCACAGGCGCAGAAAACCTGCGTCATCGCCAGCGCCGAAGACCATGTGCCTATCCGCGAAGCACTGATTCATACCGACAAGAACCAGTGGGCACGCACCGATTACCGCGGCTATTGGAACATGCGCTATCAGTTTGATTCGGCCACCGTGTCGAAACCCGGCTACGTGAAGGCTACCATCCGCTACAAGGAACTGCCTGATACCGTGTTCCTGCTGCCGGAAGCCAAGCAGATAGGCGAGGTGACCGTGTGGGGTAAGAACCAGCAGCATATCGACGACATGGAAGGCTTGATTCAGGAGCAGGTGAACTCCATTCCTACCTCGCCAGGCGGCATCGGATTCGACGCCTTCGGCTGGATGGACAAGCAGGGCAAGCGCGACAGGAAGCATCTGGAAAAAGCGAAGGGAATCTTTAAGGAAATGGACCGCAAAGACCCTATTGTCTCTGCCTACGAGAAGGCTACGGGCAAGAACTACAAGCTGAAAGAGCCCGAAAAGTAGAAAAAATCGGGTAACTTGTTGGCTTTCTCAGAAAAAAGTAGTATCTTTGTCGCCGAAATAAAAAGAAATAATAAGAAATGTTTGAAAATTTAAGTGATAGATTAGAACGTTCCTTCAAAATCTTGAAGGGTGAAGGTAAGATTACAGAAATCAACGTGGCTGAAACCATGAAGGATGTGCGCCGTGCACTCCTCGATGCCGACGTTAACTATAAGGTGGCTAAGGAATTCACCAACAAGGTGAAGGAGAAGGCGCTGGGCATGAACGTGCTCACTGCCGTGAAGCCTGGACAGCTGATGGTGAAGCTGGTTCACGACGAGCTGGCTGAACTGATGGGTGGCGAGGAAGCTCCTTTGAAGTTGGAGAACCGCCCGGCAATCATCCTGATGAGTGGTTTGCAGGGTTCTGGTAAGACTACCTTCAGCGGTAAGCTTGCTAATCTGCTCAAGACCAAGAAGGGCAAGAAACCATTGCTCGTAGCCTGCGACGTTTACCGTCCTGCTGCTATCCAGCAGCTCCATGTAGTGGGCGAGCAGGTGGGCGTTCCTGTGTATAGCGAGCCAGACAACAAGGATGTCTGCGTTATCGCCGACCATGCCTTGCAGCAGGCTAAGACCAACGGCAACGACGTGGTTATCGTGGATACAGCCGGTCGTCTCGCCATCGACGAGCAGATGATGAACGAGATCAGCAATCTGAAGAATCATCTGAATCCTGACGAGACCCTCTTCGTGGTTGACTCCATGACCGGTCAGGATGCCGTGAATACAGCCAAGGAGTTCAACGACCGCCTCGATTTTAACGGCGTTGTTCTCACCAAGCTCGATGGTGATACCCGTGGTGGTGCTGCCCTCAGTATCCGCACCGTGGTTACCAAGCCTATCAAGTTTATCGGTACTGGCGAGAAGATGGAGGCCATCGACGTGTTCCATCCAGCCCGTATGGCCGACCGTATTCTGGGTATGGGTGACGTGGTTTCCCTGGTAGAGCGTGCGCAGGAGCAGTTTGACCTGGAGGAGGCTAAGAAGCTGGAGAAGAAGATTCGCAAGAACCAGTTCGACTTCAACGATTTCTACAATCAGATTCAGCAGATCAAGAAGATGGGTAACATCAAGGACCTGGCTGCCATGATTCCTGGTGTGGGCAAGGCTATCCGCGACGTTGATATTCCTGAGGATGCCTTCAAGAGTGTAGAGGCTATCATCCAGAGTATGACTCCAAAGGAGCGCTCTAATCCTGGAATCCTCAATACCAGCCGCCGCCAGCGTATCGCTAAGGGTTCGGGCACTGATATCCAGGAGGTGAACAAGCTCATCAAGCAGTTTGACCAGACCCGCAAGATGATGCAGATGATGACAGGCAACAAGATGGCCCAGATGATGAGCCGCATGAAGGGTATGCCAGGCATGCCTAAGATGCCAGGAATGTAGAAACAGTTGATAGTTAATAGTTTATAGCGGTTTCGCCGTATAGCAAACTTGCGATAGGCAAGAATGCCCTATAAACTATAAACTATAAATTATAAACTAAAGAAAAAATGAAGTTAATCGACGGAAAGGCGACAGCAGCCGCCATCAAGGAACAGATAGCCCAAGAGGTGGCACAGATTGTGGCACAGGGCGGAAAGCAACCTCATCTGGTTGCTGTGCTCGTGGGACACGACGGAGGAAGCGAGACCTATGTGAAGAACAAGGTCTTGGCTTGCGAGAAATGTGGCTTTAAGTCGACACTCATTCGATATGAGGATGATGTGACAGAAGAGGAACTCCTGGCCTGCGTTGACAGGCTGAACAAGGATGAGGATGTGGACGGATTCATCGTGCAGCTTCCTCTGCCTAAGCATATTGACGAGCAGAAGGTGACCATGGCGATAGACTATCGCAAGGATGTGGATGGTTTCCATCCCGTAAACGTGGGTCGCATGGCGCTGGGCATGCCTAGCTTCATCTCTGCCACGCCGCTGGGCATCCTTACCCTCTTGCAGCATTACAACATCCCGACCAGTGGCAAGAAATGCGTTATCCTGGGCAGAAGCAACATCGTGGGCAAACCTATGGCCCAGCTGATGATGCAGAAGCAGTATGGCGACGCCACTGTCACCGTGTGCCATTCTCATTCGGCTCATCTGAAGGAGGAATGCCGCGAAGCAGACATCATCATCGCTGCTATCGGCAAGCCTGATTTCGTTACTGCCGACATGGTGAAGCCGGGAGCCGTGGTTATCGATGTGGGTACCACCCGTGTGCCTGATGCATCGAAGAAAAGCGGATTCCGCCTGAATGGCGACGTGAAATTTGATGAGGTGGCAGAGAAGTGCTCTTTCATCACTCCTGTACCTGGAGGTGTAGGACCGATGACTATCTGTTCTTTGATGAAGAATACCCTTGCCGCCGGAAAAAAAGAGGTTTATAAATAGGTCTATTCTGCCCCAAAAGTGTAGAAAAGACTGTTATGCGATTCGTGGGGGTAGGCTACTGTTAAGCAGCCTGCCTTTTTTCATATATTTGCATAGTTTATTTATTAAGCGTATGTATTTATGTATATTTAATCGTATATATATCATATCCTCTATATATAAATATGTATATATAATTAAGGTGAAACAATAGAAATCTAAAAACAAATCTGATAATTTAAATTAGAAAATATGATGAAACCAAAGTATCTACTCTTCTCGGCGGCATTGCTAGCTATGACGCAAGCTGTGGCGCTGACTCCGGTAAAGAAGCAAATCAGTAAGGTGGCTGCTCGAAACAAGGTTGCGGCTGCTGCGAATGCGGCTAGAGCGAATGTTTCTGCTGCGAGTGTGGCTAGTGCGCCTATAGATAAGGATGTACCGGCTTATAGAATCGTGGGTAAGGATTCCACTTGCCAAATCTTTGTTTATTCTCCTGCGGCAGACCAGGGCTTGCATCTGGCTTATCTTACCGACGATGATCGCTGGGTGGATGTAGGTCAGCTCTGTGCCAGCGACTACGGTCCGTGGGGCAGCGAGAAGAAGATGTATCGCCCGTTTGTGATGAAGGCGAACGATGGCACCTGGCGTGCGCTCTGGAGTGTGAATACCCGTTCGCCTCAGTTTGCCGTGGCTTATTCAGAGGATTTGGTTACCTGGCGCCCTCAGGATTATCCTATCATGAAGGAGAAGGGTATCAAGGATGTGGCTGCCTATCAGATGGATGACGGCTCTTTCGATATCTATCTGAAAACAGCCAAGGGCAAGCGATATGTGCATGCCGACAAGGATTTCCGTATCTTTGAGGAGGATTCGCTGGAAGCTACCGCTGATGATATTCTCTGGCAGCGTGATACGGCTACCATCAATGGTAAGTTGATGGAAGGCAACGATTTCGAGATTCCTGCCATCCATCTCAACTATATTCGTGCCTGGCATAAGGCACTTGTTGAGGAAAACAGAGAGAACAGCAGACTCCTGCCTCATAATGAAGCTGAGCTTCAGGCATATCTGAAAGAAAAGAATGTGGAACTGGCTGCCGGCAACGAGGTTTCTGCCCAGCTCCAGATCAAGGCTCAGAAATCGCATCGCATCTCAGACAAGCTTATCGGTATCTTCTTCGAGGATATCAGTCGTGCTGCCGATGGTGGTCTTTGTGCCGAGCTGCTGCAGAATGGCGACTTTGAGTATAACGGAGAAAGAAAAGGCTGGAATGCCATCACGGCATGGCAGGGATTGAATTTGCAGGCGGGTTCATCATCTGCCACTTCTTCCGGGAATTCAGCCTCTGTCGTTTCTTCAGAGAATGGTGTGAGCCAGAACAATCCACATTATGCCATCCTGAGCGAGACACCTATTTATAATATAGGCTGGGAGGGCATCACCGTGAAGCGTGCTGCCTACGATGTGAGTCTCTATGCCCGCTGCATGGATGGCAAGAAAAAGCAGCTCACCGTGGCCTTGGTGGATGCTGAGAACCAGATAGTGGCTCAGGCTAAACTGAAGGTGCAGGGCGGCGAATGGAACGAATATAAGACCCAGCTCGTGATTTCTGATAAATATAAGGGTGAACTAGACAAGGATATCCGTTTTGCCGTTATCCCTAAGGGCAAAGACAGAGTGGCTGTGGATATGCTGAGCCTCATGCCGCAGGATACCTATAAGGGACATGGACTGCGCAAGGATCTGGCAGAGGTAATCGCTGATTTGAAGCCTCGCTTCGTAAGATTCCCGGGCGGCTGCATGCTTCATGGGCAGGGCTTGGAGAACATCTATCACTGGAAGGAGAGCGTGGGACCGCTGAAGGACCGCAAGCCTGCAAAGAATATCTGGAACTATCACCAGACCCGCAAACTGGGCTTCTATGAGTATTTCCAGTGGTGCGAGGATATGGGAGCAGAGCCGCTGCCAGTGTTGGCGGCTGGTGTACCTTGCCAGAATTCGCAGCCTAATGCTCAGGGAATCTGCGGTCAGCAGGGAGGTATCCCGATGGCTGATATGCCTCAGTATGTTCAGGATGTGATTGACCTGGTGGAGTGGGCGAATGGCGACCCTGCCACATCGAAGTGGGCAAAGATGAGAGCTGATGCCGGTCATCCCGCTCCATTCAACCTGAAGATGGTGGGAATCGGTAACGAAGATTTGATTTCTACCGATTTCGAGCAGCGTTATCTGATGATATGCAAGGCCCTGAAGGAGAAGCATCCAGAGATAGAGGTGGTAGGTACCGTAGGTCCGTTCCTCTATCCATCTTCTGATTATATCGAGGGCTGGAAGATTGCCAAGGAGAACAAGAAGTGGATTGATGCGGTGGA
The Segatella copri DNA segment above includes these coding regions:
- a CDS encoding bifunctional 3-deoxy-7-phosphoheptulonate synthase/chorismate mutase type II; the encoded protein is MELELEPLNFPSDQERPCIIAGPCSAETEEQVMTTAKQLAAKGCHMFRAGVWKPRTKPGGFEGNGETALPWMKQVKEETGMLTATEVATPEHVELALKYGIDILWVGARTSANPFAMQSLADSLKGVDVPVLVKNPVNPDLELWIGALQRINQAGIKKLGAIHRGFSSFDKKIYRNLPMWQIPIELHRRIPQLPIICDPSHIGGRRDLIAPLCQQAMDLGFDGLIVESHCNPDDAWSDAKQQVTPEVLDYILSLLVVRDEHYSTEGLHQLRGQIDELDNQLMDLLAKRMRVCREIGTYKKEHNMTIVQTNRYNEILDKRGAQAALCGMSADFAAQIFEHIHEESVRQQLEILNQK
- a CDS encoding alpha-L-arabinofuranosidase C-terminal domain-containing protein, translating into MMKPKYLLFSAALLAMTQAVALTPVKKQISKVAARNKVAAAANAARANVSAASVASAPIDKDVPAYRIVGKDSTCQIFVYSPAADQGLHLAYLTDDDRWVDVGQLCASDYGPWGSEKKMYRPFVMKANDGTWRALWSVNTRSPQFAVAYSEDLVTWRPQDYPIMKEKGIKDVAAYQMDDGSFDIYLKTAKGKRYVHADKDFRIFEEDSLEATADDILWQRDTATINGKLMEGNDFEIPAIHLNYIRAWHKALVEENRENSRLLPHNEAELQAYLKEKNVELAAGNEVSAQLQIKAQKSHRISDKLIGIFFEDISRAADGGLCAELLQNGDFEYNGERKGWNAITAWQGLNLQAGSSSATSSGNSASVVSSENGVSQNNPHYAILSETPIYNIGWEGITVKRAAYDVSLYARCMDGKKKQLTVALVDAENQIVAQAKLKVQGGEWNEYKTQLVISDKYKGELDKDIRFAVIPKGKDRVAVDMLSLMPQDTYKGHGLRKDLAEVIADLKPRFVRFPGGCMLHGQGLENIYHWKESVGPLKDRKPAKNIWNYHQTRKLGFYEYFQWCEDMGAEPLPVLAAGVPCQNSQPNAQGICGQQGGIPMADMPQYVQDVIDLVEWANGDPATSKWAKMRADAGHPAPFNLKMVGIGNEDLISTDFEQRYLMICKALKEKHPEIEVVGTVGPFLYPSSDYIEGWKIAKENKKWIDAVDEHYYEKPGWFINHQDYYDNYDRKAPKVYLGEYAANGNNELDRALAEGIHLCNVERNGDVVEMTSYAPLLCKNGYSNWNPDMIYFDNSEKIRLTESYKMQKMFGQHAGDIYIASELNLPVALKRYVGTSVVKDSKTGKTWLKVVNALPRTLKLQVNGLGSKAVEVKARSSQVFEL
- a CDS encoding prephenate dehydrogenase/arogenate dehydrogenase family protein, which codes for MRILIMGAGKMGSFFIDLLSFDHEVAVYEKDAKRLRFTYNCYRFTKMEEVEMFRPELVINAVTVKYTIPAFEELLPHLSNDCIISDIASVKTGLHEFYDKCGFRFVSTHPMFGPTFANLNQLSEENAVIIQEGDYMGKIFFKDLYQKLGLSLHEYTFDEHDQTVAYSLSIPFVSTFAFAAVMKHQDAPGTTFKRHMQIAKGVLNEDDYLLQEILFNPYTSGQVAQIREELAELIDIIDHKDAKRMKLFLTKIRNHVKEDIEIRQ
- the ffh gene encoding signal recognition particle protein is translated as MFENLSDRLERSFKILKGEGKITEINVAETMKDVRRALLDADVNYKVAKEFTNKVKEKALGMNVLTAVKPGQLMVKLVHDELAELMGGEEAPLKLENRPAIILMSGLQGSGKTTFSGKLANLLKTKKGKKPLLVACDVYRPAAIQQLHVVGEQVGVPVYSEPDNKDVCVIADHALQQAKTNGNDVVIVDTAGRLAIDEQMMNEISNLKNHLNPDETLFVVDSMTGQDAVNTAKEFNDRLDFNGVVLTKLDGDTRGGAALSIRTVVTKPIKFIGTGEKMEAIDVFHPARMADRILGMGDVVSLVERAQEQFDLEEAKKLEKKIRKNQFDFNDFYNQIQQIKKMGNIKDLAAMIPGVGKAIRDVDIPEDAFKSVEAIIQSMTPKERSNPGILNTSRRQRIAKGSGTDIQEVNKLIKQFDQTRKMMQMMTGNKMAQMMSRMKGMPGMPKMPGM
- a CDS encoding pyridoxal phosphate-dependent aminotransferase, giving the protein MIQPANRVTEIQEYYFSRKLKEVAKLNAEGMDIISLAIGSPDMPPSKQTIDKLCEVANNPNAHGYQPTVGIPELRKAMAGFYKRWYDVDLDWATEIQPLIGSKEGILHVTLAFCNPGDEVLIPNPGYPTYTAINKILGTKITYYDLREDNGWQPDFDALEKMDLSHVKLMWTNYPNMPTGGVAKRETYEKLVAFAQKHNIVVVNDNPYSLILNEHPMSIMQVPGAKDCCIEFNSLSKSHNMPGWRVAMISSNKTFISWILKVKSNIDNGSFRGIQLAAAEAMLNNTDEWHRENNIQNYRRRRDIAEEIMKVLDCQFDPNQVGMFLWGKIPEKYADVEDLTEKILHEARVFITPGFIFGSNGKRYIRISLCAKDEKMKEALERIKKVFDK
- a CDS encoding NAD(P)-dependent oxidoreductase — protein: MSEQIDQQNNTAEQPSMFQVVNEGFTTREAIEEAKRCLHCKIPQCKKGCPIENDIPDFVHELSMGNMGAAMSIINAKSNLPAICGRVCPHEKQCQGHCVLGKKGKPVQIGKLEQFIADFDTKMNLSREKLPQKTRGRVAVIGSGPAGLTVAGDLARQGFNVTIFEGQAEPGGVLMYGIPEYRLPKSVVRDEISKIEALGVQFITNCMVGENNVTIDSLFRAGYDAIFMGTGTNVPQNMDSTPGSTLHGVSQSTYFLHNVSAYNEGALTRDMVPLRDGEKVGVIGGGNVAMDAARTAIRLGADVTVLYRKTQEEMPAIQSEYEDAVKEGVKFEWKTTVEAFLKGKNGRLGSCVLNTPDGERVENFDRIYLAIGSRPANRIVSTTAGIEVDEKGYVKVVERPFGMTTRRGVFAGGDVVHRPQTVVLAMKAAKEVAQGIAQYVDAIKLLEEAKRIEKEGV
- the folD gene encoding bifunctional methylenetetrahydrofolate dehydrogenase/methenyltetrahydrofolate cyclohydrolase FolD translates to MKLIDGKATAAAIKEQIAQEVAQIVAQGGKQPHLVAVLVGHDGGSETYVKNKVLACEKCGFKSTLIRYEDDVTEEELLACVDRLNKDEDVDGFIVQLPLPKHIDEQKVTMAIDYRKDVDGFHPVNVGRMALGMPSFISATPLGILTLLQHYNIPTSGKKCVILGRSNIVGKPMAQLMMQKQYGDATVTVCHSHSAHLKEECREADIIIAAIGKPDFVTADMVKPGAVVIDVGTTRVPDASKKSGFRLNGDVKFDEVAEKCSFITPVPGGVGPMTICSLMKNTLAAGKKEVYK
- a CDS encoding prephenate dehydratase, which codes for MKRIAIQGELGSFHDITAHQYFEGEQIELICCATFEEVFENIKRDPTVVGICAIENTIAGSLLHNYELLRQSGTTVVGEHKLHIEHSICCLPDDDWNTLQEVHSHPVALMQCGKFLANHPDLKAVEAEDTAGSAAYIAQHKVHGWAAICSSYAAQMYGMKVLQEDIHDNPHNYTRFLVVCNPQKAALLRPIEKANKASIVFSLPHDKGSLSKVLTILSFYDINLTKIQSLPNIGHEWEYLFYVDLTFDNLTRYRQSIDAITPLVKKIKVLGEYEEKE